A genomic segment from Vibrio panuliri encodes:
- the alsC gene encoding D-allose ABC transporter permease, translating into MGATKLEKQNLPKKEVNFGKLWENYGTFAILVLMIIIFGLSSPEYFLTGNNITQIFTQSSVNVLIGMGVFFAILIAGIDLSVGSILAFSGMVTAKLMIAGLDPVLAAIIGGVFVGGALGAINGALVNYTGLHPFIITLGTNTIFRGATLIISDANSVYGFSYDFVEIFAGTLFGIPTPVIIALTVAAILWFLTTKTRLGRNIYALGGNADSAHYSGIDVKKHTMIVFIISGICAGIAGIVTTARIGSAEPLAGTGFETFAIAAAIIGGTSFFGGKGRITSVVIGGLIIGTINNGLNILQVQTYYQLVVMGGLIITAVALDQFFARKDKK; encoded by the coding sequence ATGGGCGCTACCAAACTAGAGAAACAAAATCTTCCGAAGAAAGAAGTCAACTTTGGTAAGTTGTGGGAAAACTATGGCACGTTTGCGATTTTAGTTTTAATGATCATTATTTTCGGTCTGAGTTCTCCGGAGTACTTTTTAACGGGTAACAACATTACACAGATTTTTACCCAATCTTCTGTAAACGTATTGATTGGTATGGGGGTGTTCTTTGCCATTTTGATTGCAGGTATTGACCTGTCGGTGGGTTCGATTCTCGCGTTTTCTGGGATGGTGACAGCCAAACTAATGATAGCTGGGCTAGACCCAGTACTCGCGGCAATTATTGGTGGTGTGTTCGTCGGCGGAGCATTGGGGGCCATCAACGGGGCATTGGTCAATTACACAGGTTTACACCCATTTATTATTACTTTAGGTACTAACACGATTTTCCGTGGTGCGACGCTCATCATCTCTGATGCTAATTCCGTGTATGGCTTCTCTTATGATTTTGTCGAAATCTTCGCAGGTACATTATTCGGCATCCCGACACCAGTCATTATCGCTCTTACTGTAGCGGCTATCTTGTGGTTTTTGACAACTAAAACACGCCTTGGAAGAAACATCTACGCGCTGGGTGGTAATGCTGATTCTGCACACTATTCAGGTATTGATGTGAAAAAGCACACCATGATTGTGTTCATCATTTCGGGTATTTGTGCCGGTATCGCGGGTATTGTTACAACGGCTCGTATTGGTTCAGCTGAACCACTAGCAGGTACTGGCTTTGAAACCTTCGCAATTGCCGCTGCAATTATTGGTGGAACCTCGTTCTTTGGAGGGAAAGGTCGTATCACCAGTGTCGTTATAGGTGGGTTGATCATCGGTACCATCAATAATGGTCTGAACATCCTACAAGTTCAAACTTACTATCAACTCGTTGTTATGGGCGGTCTTATTATCACCGCGGTAGCACTCGATCAATTCTTCGCTCGTAAGGATAAAAAATAA
- the alsE gene encoding D-allulose 6-phosphate 3-epimerase, whose protein sequence is MNKMPLIAPSLMCMDLTKLAEQIEFFDDKVGYYHVDIMDGHFVPNLTLSPFFVSQLKKISTAPMDCHLMVTNPEQYVDMLAEAGAAMFSFHAETVNGKAFRLIEDVRKKGMQVGVVLNPETRLQDVEIYLKHIDKVTLMTVDPGFAGQSFVPEVVDKIRQFREFREQHQLEFQIEIDGSCNKKTFSTLLAAGADVLIVGTSGLFNNHPELSVAWGMMMDDIKVAALEVA, encoded by the coding sequence ATGAATAAGATGCCTTTGATCGCCCCTTCGCTAATGTGCATGGACTTAACTAAGTTAGCTGAGCAAATTGAGTTTTTTGACGACAAAGTGGGGTATTACCACGTAGATATTATGGATGGTCATTTCGTACCAAACTTAACGCTCTCGCCTTTCTTTGTTAGTCAGTTAAAGAAAATTAGTACCGCACCGATGGATTGCCATTTAATGGTCACTAATCCAGAACAGTACGTTGATATGCTTGCAGAAGCAGGAGCTGCTATGTTTAGTTTCCATGCGGAAACCGTCAACGGAAAAGCATTTCGTTTAATAGAAGATGTCCGTAAAAAAGGCATGCAAGTGGGAGTGGTACTCAATCCAGAAACGCGATTACAGGACGTTGAAATTTACTTGAAGCATATAGATAAAGTAACGCTAATGACCGTTGACCCGGGGTTTGCTGGTCAATCTTTTGTTCCTGAGGTTGTTGATAAAATTCGTCAATTTCGAGAGTTCCGCGAGCAACATCAACTTGAGTTTCAAATCGAAATCGATGGTTCGTGTAATAAGAAAACATTTTCTACTTTGCTCGCAGCAGGTGCAGATGTACTTATTGTGGGTACGTCTGGTCTGTTCAATAACCACCCTGAGCTTTCAGTTGCGTGGGGCATGATGATGGATGACATCAAAGTAGCAGCGCTAGAGGTGGCATAA
- the alsK gene encoding allose kinase: protein MNQTSVFIGIDMGATHTRLCAIDKEKNIKVLKKYKTDAIVADDVVNGLISVVKHELEEHNLKVARLLIGLPATISKDRTSVLSTPNLCVEQSDFNRLVPTLKHEFDCKVELERDVNLQIAYDTHHLHVEDKIVLGCYLGSGFGFSIWFHGDVYTGAHGVAGELGHIPYGRNGVRCGCGNSGCLESLVSGVVLKAEYDSQNADYEIKDFFSQQCNATFTGLFVEHTAKAIATSVNLFDPDIVLLGGGVMDMEGFPFGKLRQLIFEHVRKPLPSEELTLMKATSSSFNGATGAALQALNRS from the coding sequence ATGAATCAAACCTCAGTTTTTATCGGTATCGATATGGGTGCGACACATACTCGTCTTTGTGCAATTGACAAAGAGAAGAATATAAAGGTTCTCAAAAAATATAAGACAGACGCTATTGTTGCTGATGATGTGGTTAATGGATTGATTAGTGTAGTAAAGCATGAACTTGAGGAACACAATCTGAAGGTTGCGAGGCTGCTGATCGGATTACCAGCAACGATTTCCAAAGACCGCACGAGCGTACTTTCTACTCCGAACCTTTGTGTCGAACAGTCGGATTTTAATCGTCTGGTGCCAACCCTAAAACATGAGTTTGATTGTAAAGTCGAGCTTGAAAGGGATGTTAATTTGCAAATTGCCTACGATACCCATCATTTGCACGTCGAAGATAAAATTGTTCTTGGTTGTTACTTGGGCTCCGGCTTCGGGTTTTCAATTTGGTTTCACGGTGATGTATACACTGGGGCGCATGGTGTTGCGGGTGAACTGGGGCACATTCCTTATGGTCGTAACGGCGTGAGATGTGGTTGTGGCAACAGTGGATGTCTTGAAAGTTTAGTTTCTGGCGTAGTGCTAAAAGCAGAGTACGATAGTCAAAATGCAGACTACGAAATTAAAGACTTTTTTAGCCAACAGTGTAACGCTACTTTCACAGGTTTATTTGTCGAACATACTGCGAAGGCTATTGCGACTTCGGTAAACCTTTTTGACCCAGATATTGTGTTACTTGGTGGCGGAGTGATGGATATGGAAGGTTTTCCATTTGGCAAATTAAGACAACTCATCTTTGAGCATGTACGTAAACCGCTTCCTAGCGAAGAACTCACCCTGATGAAAGCGACATCATCTTCTTTTAACGGGGCAACGGGCGCAGCATTGCAGGCACTAAATCGCAGTTAG
- a CDS encoding SIS domain-containing protein — MNFSTNQVYPRIRMTMPSLTNTEKRIAEFFLTPRTMRKEVTINAVADRLGVSTSLIVKLAKKLGYDGFKELKAELLMVENEKQYLPDQKLNRDDDCAQIVQKVLNNSLNSLQEVLSFSNVPKIEKAARMVINARKMSLFAVGGTSVIAEDFHHKLLRIGIHTYVPKDYHMMIMTASLMSSDDVILVISHSGQTIDLIDAVNEAKKSGAAVVAITNNYNSKLTSLADCAIFAPASPEPILGKNGTARLVKIALVDCLFATVANLCPDKTQIAIDKTGIATSRLHK; from the coding sequence ATGAATTTTAGTACCAATCAAGTTTATCCTCGCATCAGAATGACAATGCCTTCTCTGACCAACACGGAAAAGCGCATTGCGGAATTTTTCCTGACGCCAAGGACAATGCGTAAGGAAGTCACCATCAATGCCGTTGCAGATCGACTTGGTGTATCGACATCTCTGATCGTTAAGCTTGCTAAAAAGCTCGGTTATGACGGATTTAAAGAGCTCAAAGCTGAACTGCTAATGGTTGAAAATGAAAAGCAATATTTGCCAGATCAAAAACTAAATAGGGATGATGACTGCGCGCAGATTGTTCAAAAGGTGTTGAATAACTCATTGAATTCATTGCAAGAAGTTTTGTCTTTTTCAAATGTGCCTAAAATAGAAAAGGCTGCTCGTATGGTGATCAATGCGAGAAAAATGTCTCTGTTTGCCGTGGGGGGGACATCCGTAATCGCTGAAGACTTTCACCACAAATTGCTACGAATAGGTATACATACTTATGTACCTAAGGATTATCATATGATGATCATGACTGCTAGCCTGATGTCATCGGATGATGTGATCTTGGTTATTTCGCACTCGGGGCAAACTATCGATCTTATTGATGCGGTAAATGAAGCTAAAAAATCTGGGGCAGCGGTTGTAGCCATCACCAACAACTACAATTCCAAACTTACTTCTCTAGCTGATTGCGCTATTTTTGCGCCAGCATCACCAGAACCGATTTTGGGGAAAAATGGCACGGCAAGGTTGGTTAAGATCGCTTTAGTCGATTGTCTCTTCGCCACGGTTGCCAAT